One segment of Gemmatimonadota bacterium DNA contains the following:
- a CDS encoding prepilin-type N-terminal cleavage/methylation domain-containing protein, translated as MFTLPSYSRGPRRVVPSRRGFTIIELITTLSLITVMTSVMAPQINLNRFRLNSALNEVASVVIASKSKAILRQHDVILVFDEAESEFRILLDENNSATADDGESFRTVQLHEGARFGLGGAPTFSSGSAPITFAKRFGGLPRLSFHRNGSASEEGVIYLTSARAENGGFPEDARAIAVDRATGQVRCMSYSSLVWKRGC; from the coding sequence ATGTTCACCCTGCCTAGCTACAGCCGCGGGCCGCGGCGTGTAGTCCCTTCGAGGCGCGGATTCACGATCATCGAGCTGATCACAACGCTCAGCCTGATCACCGTGATGACCAGTGTCATGGCGCCACAGATCAACCTCAACAGGTTCAGACTCAACAGCGCGCTCAACGAAGTGGCGAGCGTGGTGATCGCCTCCAAGAGCAAGGCGATCTTGAGGCAGCACGACGTCATCCTCGTCTTTGACGAGGCCGAGAGCGAGTTCCGGATCCTCCTGGACGAGAACAACAGCGCCACGGCCGATGATGGGGAGAGCTTCCGCACCGTTCAGCTCCACGAGGGCGCCCGCTTCGGTCTTGGTGGAGCGCCCACGTTTTCGAGCGGGTCTGCTCCGATCACCTTCGCCAAACGTTTTGGCGGCCTGCCAAGGCTGTCCTTCCACCGAAACGGCAGCGCCAGCGAGGAGGGAGTGATCTACCTCACGTCCGCGCGCGCCGAGAACGGTGGATTCCCGGAAGACGCGCGTGCGATCGCCGTCGACCGAGCCACCGGGCAGGTGCGCTGCATGAGCTACTCGTCGCTCGTATGGAAGAGGGGCTGCTGA